The sequence CAACCTTGTTGGCCTTTATGATATCCTGCAACGGCCAAACGATTTTAGGTGTCCAGCATTTTGCCCGACAGCTTATAGAACAAGAATCGTGGTCCCAAATTGCGAAACACGTAGAGGATCATAGTAGACTTGTTGCAAATGTTCAATTAGAAGAGCTGCATCGTGAATTGAAAACCTCTTTGTTTGCTTCGAATTCGAATTATAACTACAGTTTGCAGTGCATCGAAGACGTCGTCTTCTACGTTGACAGCCTCTTGCTCAATAGAAGTAAATGGGCCCTTGAAAGTAAGCCTTTCTTCTCAATTGCGTTTTCATTAAATGGCTTGATTGGCTATTAGTGCGGATGTCTGTTATCATGAATATTAAAACAGTTACATAACAAATCATTATCACAGTGCTGGAGTCATCGGCTCAGTTTCCAGCTGGGGTCTTCGGTGCTGGCAATTATCATGCCGAAGGATTGTTCGACGAGTGCCTCGCTGTTCGTGGCGGATCAAACCGATTTCAAGGCCAATATTGCACCGTCTTCTTCAAACCGGAACGGGTATCCGGAATGATAGGCAATCATACGACAACGGAGAACAATCAAACCGACAGTTCTACTgctttaattattttaaatcacTTGTTTGGAACATCGGTGGAGGACGCCGTCCGAGTGGAACCTAAAATTTCATCGGTAGATCCTTCGACATACATGCTACCCAGCTTGGGTCTTTGCATTCCATCTTCGTGCAGCGCTTCCGATCTTGCCCATTCTATCGCCCAGCTGATTGGTCGTTACGTCATCGCAAATCAATCCATCGTCACAATAGCCGATGAAAAATATTGCTTCACAGCTGAAGAGGATTCATCCACATCGTTTAGCGGTCCCGACATTGCCGTCATGTATGACATCTTTAACACTCATCATCCTCTCCTGAAATGCAATTAACATTtggttgttttctttaaagggCAACATTGGGTGTGATTGGCCTCTTGATTTTCTTAGCCACTGCACATGAAAGTTGGCGCATGTACCGTGGCATTAGCTTCTCCGGATCCGATAATGCAGCCGTCTCTGTTTTGCATTGCTTTTCGGCGTTGAATAACGGCCGGAAGGTGTTGTCCTTAAAGTCCGCAGGTTCTGATAATCTGTCCTCTTTACATGGAATTCGATTCTTTTCTACCTGTTGGGTTGTTCTGGGACACACATGGTTGAAAGGTATCATGAGCAACGTCATCAATCCCAATATGGTGGTAGAGGTATAACGTTAAAaggtttctattttttttagaaattcgGATcggaaattcaaatttttttatgcagGAAGCAATGCGTTGGGAAATGGAGACTATCATTAACGCTACCGTTTCTgttgattcatttttcttgatgAGTGGTTTACTTGTATCGCACCTCCTTCTTCGAGAACTCGATCGTAACGAAGGTAAATTCAATGTTCTGCTGTTCTACGTTCATCGATATCTCAGGTAAAATACCTGTTTAAATGGAATTTCAATGGGGATAATAACGTCATTCATATTTAACAGATTGACCCCGGTTTATGCTATTATTTTGGGTTTTATTGCCACGCTGATGGTCTACATTGGCACAGGCCCCAATTGGTACAACGTCATCGTAGCATCCGAGGGATGTCGGGTTAGCTGGTGGAGGCAGTTCCTTTACAGTGAGTTCATTCTTGATTTCAAAAAAGCTCTACACACAACTATAACACGTTTCCCTTTCCAGTTAACAACCTCTTCCCGACCGACATGAACGTTCAGGTAAAACAATGATAGATATCCAGCTGTATGGAATAAttgattcgttttttaaacAGTGCATGGGAGAGACTTGGTACATAGCAGTGGACATGCAGCTATTTATCATAGCACCGCTTTTGATTTACCCATTATGGCGATGGAAAAATACTGGCCTCATATTATTGGCCATCGTCACATTAGCCACTTTGGCTGCCAATTTCGCAGTCTTTGCAATCTACAGCTTTCCGCCTACCCTCATGCCAAGTCGAATGTAATTAAAGTAGACTCAAAAATGTTgttcttaaataattttttgtattaatCAAGGCAAGAGATGATGAGATTAGTTCCGACTTACATGGacaattattatttcaaaCCGTGGACTCGCGCACCCCCTTACCTGATTGGCATTTGGACGGGATGGTTTTTACATCGCGTTAAACAATCCAAACTGCACGTATCTCCGGTAACGTAAGACCTTAAATAATGTCCCATCATCATTGtataatttgttattttggaTTTTTAGTGGATAGTTGCGCTGTTGTGGACGCTATCGGGTGCCGTTGCCGCGTCAATCATTTACGGATTGACTCCGTACGTTAACGAGACGCTAGTGCCAACGATCGATGACGTTGTTAAATTAACGTACGGACCACTTCACAGAGCTGCCTGGGCTTTGGCTCTTGCCTGGACTATCGTGGCATGTATCCATGGTTACGGAGGTAATGTTTATTCATATTAAAGATCTTTACAGATAATGAATTTTGATTGGATCTAAATCAGGATTTATCAATCGATTTCTGTCTTGGAGAGGATTCTTACCTCTGAGTCGATTGACCTACTGCGTCTACCTCATCCACTTCGATTACCTCaatgtgttttattcatcGAACCGCAAAATGATTTACTACAGTTTTATCGATCAGTTAACGACCTTCTTCGGTATCACGGTGACCGTGTTTGCATTGGCGTTGATAGTGTCTGTCTGCGTCGAAGCTCCATTCATCAATTTCGAACGATGGTTGTTTAAATCACACGTCGATAATGGTAAATAATAAGTCCATAAGATAATGGTAAATTATAAGTTTATGTCATGTTCTTGTTTCTAAGCAGCAGGGACACGAGCaatgaagggaaaagaaaGTAGGACAGATCCCGAACTGAATGCTAATAACGGTCATGTCAACTCTACTTTCCACTCTGAAGAAAATCCAGTAGATGCTGAAGTACCTTCTGTAATGAAACTGTAAAATGctaatttttcaattgccacaaaaaatacaacacCCCATTTCTATTCGATGCCAACTATGGGCACATTCCATTTCAAACGCACCAAAATAACCTTAAACCAAATGCGAATGAAATGTATTAAGAACATGCGGTACGAGAACCTGTTGCAATCGGTTTTCTAACAGAGCCGACCTCCTCCAGCACGACGAGCTGGAGGTGATTGATCGAGTTGATACCAAACGTATTGAGTTGCACGACCTCCGCCTGTACTCGGCACCGTACTCGCAGCCGATCCAATATTTCTCCAAGACGAAGGAAGTTCAATTTTCTGGCCTGAAATGGACCATCTTGATTTGATTGATCCATCGGGAAATTCCGTTTCAACGCACGTCACTTCATAGCCAAACTCCCTGGCGTTTCCTAGCGAGTGAATAGAATAAACGAATGAAAATGCGTTATAAAGTGGAAAGACATTTGTACGTTTTTACCTGCGGACAGCAACgtaagaacaaacaaacaaacgatgaGCTTAGGATTCATGTTGGAACAGTTTGCGTAGTACGAGTGGATGGAAAAACCTTGGTAGAACGGCGCTTTTATACGAGTAGGGAAGAAGGACGTTCACGCCTACGTGAGGCAAACCCTTCCGGGAAAAACCTAGACGTGACGTGCATTTCATGGAGctttgcttaaaaaaaacacgtttgaCCTTGCCTCTTGGTTGATGTGCGCAATAGCCTACAACCACGGCAAAACCAATCGCAGAATCgtaatcagcgttaaattttgaatataggatctgattttcatcgaattccgagtgatgtcgtttttttcagattttggcaaaagttagaaggctatagccttatagagaatcacgaaaatcaagtttttttttttatattgagcttatagtttttgaaataaatgggGAAAATGACAGGACACATTTTTGCGGCGctgcctctttttttatgtttatttcacAAAGAATTAGTTTGACATAAATATAAATGCATTTTTCGAAGTCAGCGTGAAATTTTGCACTATAATAGCGGATTTTGATCGAATTCCGGAAGATTTccatttttgccgattttgacaaaaataagaaggctatagccttctcactttttcatttttggcaaaatttgaaatttggcttaaaatgtATGATTTCGATGtagaattgaatgctaatcacgaaaatcaagttgatTTTTCGATTAGCTTTTTAGTTTTGGAAATAAAccaagaaaatgaccgtgggaaaattgcctcaaaaacctgcaaaaactgacactcgcTGGAATTGGTTAAAAATCACagaatatattcaaaattgaatgttgattaagggaaaaatgttatttctttcacctagccaattttttttgaaatacaggGAATATTAtccaatgctagcgcgccagtacgttccAGCGCTGGAGtacaaattttattgaaaactgCATAACTAACGGGGAAACTGATATTTATTCGGGGCCCACCGATCAAATCAGATTATAACAAGATGAGTTTCATTGAATTCCAAGCCAAAAATTTGAAGTCCAACTTTTTCGCAACACATAAATAAGCCCACAGGAAATTCCCAGGTGGAAATTCCCCGTGATTGTTACTAACCTCAAAAAGAAGctggcaagaaaacaaagatggAAAGTTTTCAAACGAGTTGCAGATCCTCTTAAAATAATCGTGACATACTCTGGCTTGAGGCCAAGCCTAGCTCTATCGGGACGGACATATAAGGCATTGGCTTGTGAAGTGAAATCAAATGTGGGATGCGGGGAATTCCGAAACCTCCTCCTCAACGTGTACACACGGTTGATTTTACTTGTATTTTAACCTACGAACATTAACTTCCTCGTAATGCACATGAATAGACCATTGATTCTGGTATAGtatcacaaaaataaaacattataaAACTGAAATGAGGACGTATCTGATTAAATCATGAAATAATGCAGAGAGTTTGAATTAAGGAACAAACGATTGAATTATTTAATCTAAAATGCTGTTAGTAATTAAGTCACCTTAACTAGTCCTTTCTATCGGTGTTAATgcaaatatttattcaaaattcagATAGATCTCAGTGCATTCTAACGATACATTCAAGCCAATGTTAAACTATTCTTTATACCCAAAATCATTGAgtttcaaaaattcattttctattaGGAGTTTCATTGCAGCTCTTCGGCAGCACGGCTTCGCATCAGACTAATCTGCACttgatcattaaactgatccATCTTGTGGCCGTACTCCCGCATTTGCCTGCGGAACATTTCCATGTTTTCTATATTGACCAGGCAATCGGCCAACTCACGCTTCATATCCTCCAGAGAATGTTCCAGCAGCTGGCGGCTCTGAAACACTTCGGGAGCGGACTTGCGA comes from Daphnia carinata strain CSIRO-1 chromosome 2, CSIRO_AGI_Dcar_HiC_V3, whole genome shotgun sequence and encodes:
- the LOC130686172 gene encoding nose resistant to fluoxetine protein 6-like translates to MDYFKDKYLFITTLLAFMISCNGQTILGVQHFARQLIEQESWSQIAKHVEDHSRLVANVQLEELHRELKTSLFASNSNYNYSLQCIEDVVFYVDSLLLNRSKWALEMLESSAQFPAGVFGAGNYHAEGLFDECLAVRGGSNRFQGQYCTVFFKPERVSGMIGNHTTTENNQTDSSTALIILNHLFGTSVEDAVRVEPKISSVDPSTYMLPSLGLCIPSSCSASDLAHSIAQLIGRYVIANQSIVTIADEKYCFTAEEDSSTSFSGPDIAVMATLGVIGLLIFLATAHESWRMYRGISFSGSDNAAVSVLHCFSALNNGRKVLSLKSAGSDNLSSLHGIRFFSTCWVVLGHTWLKGIMSNVINPNMVVEEAMRWEMETIINATVSVDSFFLMSGLLVSHLLLRELDRNEGKFNVLLFYVHRYLRLTPVYAIILGFIATLMVYIGTGPNWYNVIVASEGCRVSWWRQFLYINNLFPTDMNVQCMGETWYIAVDMQLFIIAPLLIYPLWRWKNTGLILLAIVTLATLAANFAVFAIYSFPPTLMPSRMQEMMRLVPTYMDNYYFKPWTRAPPYLIGIWTGWFLHRVKQSKLHVSPWIVALLWTLSGAVAASIIYGLTPYVNETLVPTIDDVVKLTYGPLHRAAWALALAWTIVACIHGYGGFINRFLSWRGFLPLSRLTYCVYLIHFDYLNVFYSSNRKMIYYSFIDQLTTFFGITVTVFALALIVSVCVEAPFINFERWLFKSHVDNAGTRAMKGKESRTDPELNANNGHVNSTFHSEENPVDAEVPSVMKL